The Fusobacterium pseudoperiodonticum DNA window TTTGGACCTGCTTCAAAACAAGTTACTTCTTATAAATTTAATTTAGATAAAAATTCTGGATTAAAAGGTGGAGGAGATTGGGGACTAGTTGTTGTTCCAGCACCATACTATGAATCTGCAGAAGATGTATATATTCAACAAATAACAAAAGTATTAGTAAATAAAGATGAATTAGCTACTGATTGGAATAAAAGACTAGCTGATGGATATCCTGAAATAATTCCATTATCAAATCCTATAACTTGGAAAGGAGAAATCTTTAGAGGACAAGTTGTAGATAAAGATGGAAAGGCTGTTGCTAATGCTGAAATAGAAATAGAATACTTAAATTCAAATATTAAAAATTCAAAATTTGTAGGAGAATTACAAAAAGATAAAACTGCAACTGTTATTTATGCAGATGAAAATGGATATTTCTCATTTGTTCCAGTTCATAAAGGATACTGGGGATTTGCTGCTTTAGGTGCAGGTGGAGAATTAAAACATAATGGAAAAGAATTATCTCAAGACGCTGTTCTTTGGATAGAAGCTAAATAAAAAATTAGGCTATTGCTTATGCAATAGCCTTTTTAATTACAATAATTTAATATTCATTTGTCTACAAATTTCATGTACTTCTTGAGACCAAATAGAAGCTTGAACTTCACCTATATGTAATTTATCTAAGAAAAACATACATATACGAGATTGCCCAATTCCACCACCTATAGTATATGGTAAAACTTTATTTAAAATCATTTGATGATATGGCATTGTTCTTCTATCTTCACAATGAGATATTTTTAATTGTTCTTCTAAAGAATTTTCATCAACTCTTATACCCATTGAAGATAATTCAAGACCTATACCTAAAAGAGGATAGTTAAATATGATATCTCCATTTAAATCCCAATCATCATAGTCAGGAGCTCTACCATCATGTTTTTCTCCAGAAGAAAGTTTTCCTCCT harbors:
- a CDS encoding DUF4198 domain-containing protein, yielding MLSKKLLIGALVATMSMSAFAHFQMVYTSDSDISGKSSVPFELIFTHPADGVEAHSMDMGKDEKGTIQPVVEFFSVHNGEKKDLKANLKASKFGPASKQVTSYKFNLDKNSGLKGGGDWGLVVVPAPYYESAEDVYIQQITKVLVNKDELATDWNKRLADGYPEIIPLSNPITWKGEIFRGQVVDKDGKAVANAEIEIEYLNSNIKNSKFVGELQKDKTATVIYADENGYFSFVPVHKGYWGFAALGAGGELKHNGKELSQDAVLWIEAK